A portion of the Natronococcus sp. AD-5 genome contains these proteins:
- the acs gene encoding acetate--CoA ligase: protein MVDRNGWEGNASVPTGSPLSPPASFVEQANVTSEAVHEAFEENWPGCWKRAADLLSWDREYDTVLEDGNAPFYEWFTGGELNASYNCLDRHLEAGQKTHAAIRWEGKRGERETYTYQDLAAAVNEFAAALRELGVEEDDVVTLYLPMIPELPIAMLACARIGAPHSVVFAGLSADALATRMDAADSEYLVTCDGYYRRGDAFNQKSKADNAQITLVQDVETVVVDRLGDDLPHVLGEREYDYDELVERHAGETVDPVSRDAEDMLFLMYTSGTTGEPKGVVHATGGYLAHVAWTARAVLDVKPDDTYWCAADIGWITGHSYIVYGPLALGTTTVMYEGTPDYPDRDRLWEIVDRNAVDVFYTAPTAIRAFMKWGKEYPERHDLSSLRLLGTVGEAISSRPWNWYRDHIGGGECPIVDTWWQTETGAITVSTLPGVDDMKPGSAGPALPGIDARVVDAEGEAVEPGETGYLTIARPWPGMARTLYDGDDRYRSEYWNQFSDPDRDRWRYFSGDAATVDEDGYITVLGRVDDVINVAGRRLSTMEIESAIADVDGVVEAAVVGRSGETGGTEIYAYVSTEGDCDPDETVREAITESIESAIGSIASPEAVVFTPELPKTRSGKIMRRLLKDVANGNRLGDTSALRNPEIVGEIQAEIQQE, encoded by the coding sequence ATGGTCGACCGCAACGGGTGGGAAGGAAACGCGTCCGTACCGACGGGGTCGCCGCTCAGCCCGCCCGCGTCGTTCGTCGAACAGGCGAACGTCACGAGTGAGGCCGTCCACGAGGCGTTCGAGGAGAACTGGCCCGGGTGCTGGAAGCGGGCGGCGGACCTGCTCTCGTGGGACCGGGAGTACGATACCGTCCTCGAGGACGGGAACGCCCCGTTCTACGAGTGGTTCACCGGCGGGGAGCTCAACGCCTCCTACAACTGCCTGGACCGCCACCTCGAGGCGGGCCAGAAGACCCACGCGGCGATCAGGTGGGAAGGAAAGCGCGGCGAGCGCGAGACCTACACCTACCAGGACCTCGCCGCGGCGGTCAACGAGTTCGCGGCGGCCCTGCGCGAGCTCGGCGTCGAGGAGGACGACGTCGTTACCCTCTACCTCCCGATGATCCCCGAGTTGCCGATCGCGATGCTCGCGTGCGCTCGCATCGGCGCCCCTCACTCGGTCGTCTTCGCCGGGCTCTCCGCGGACGCGCTCGCGACGCGGATGGACGCCGCCGACAGCGAGTACCTGGTCACCTGCGACGGCTACTACCGCCGCGGCGACGCGTTCAACCAGAAGAGCAAGGCCGACAACGCACAGATTACGCTCGTGCAGGACGTCGAGACGGTCGTCGTGGATCGGCTCGGCGACGATCTGCCCCACGTCCTCGGCGAGCGAGAGTACGATTACGACGAACTCGTCGAGCGACACGCCGGCGAGACCGTCGACCCCGTCTCGCGGGACGCCGAGGACATGCTGTTCCTGATGTACACCTCGGGGACCACGGGCGAGCCGAAGGGCGTCGTCCACGCGACTGGCGGCTACCTCGCGCACGTCGCGTGGACGGCGCGTGCGGTGCTGGACGTCAAACCCGATGACACCTACTGGTGCGCGGCCGACATCGGCTGGATCACGGGCCACTCCTACATCGTCTACGGGCCGCTCGCGCTCGGGACGACGACGGTCATGTACGAGGGGACCCCAGACTACCCCGACCGGGACCGACTCTGGGAGATCGTCGATCGGAACGCGGTCGACGTCTTCTACACGGCGCCGACGGCCATCCGGGCGTTCATGAAGTGGGGCAAAGAGTACCCCGAACGGCACGACCTCTCCTCGCTGCGCCTGCTCGGGACCGTCGGCGAGGCGATCAGCTCGCGCCCCTGGAACTGGTATCGCGACCACATCGGCGGCGGCGAGTGCCCGATCGTCGACACCTGGTGGCAGACCGAAACGGGCGCGATAACGGTATCGACGCTCCCCGGCGTCGACGACATGAAACCCGGATCCGCCGGCCCGGCCCTGCCCGGTATCGACGCGCGCGTCGTCGACGCCGAGGGCGAGGCCGTCGAGCCCGGCGAGACCGGGTACCTCACGATCGCCCGACCGTGGCCGGGAATGGCCCGAACGCTGTACGACGGCGACGACCGGTACCGATCCGAGTACTGGAACCAGTTCTCCGATCCCGATCGCGACCGCTGGCGGTACTTCAGCGGCGACGCCGCCACCGTCGACGAGGACGGCTACATCACCGTTCTCGGCCGGGTCGACGACGTGATCAACGTCGCCGGCCGGCGCCTGAGCACGATGGAGATCGAGAGCGCGATCGCCGACGTCGACGGCGTCGTGGAGGCCGCCGTCGTCGGTCGCTCGGGCGAGACCGGCGGAACCGAGATCTACGCCTACGTCAGCACCGAAGGCGACTGCGACCCGGACGAGACCGTTCGCGAGGCGATCACCGAGAGCATCGAGTCGGCCATCGGGTCGATCGCCAGCCCCGAAGCGGTGGTCTTCACGCCGGAACTCCCCAAGACCCGCTCGGGGAAGATCATGCGCCGACTGCTCAAGGACGTCGCGAACGGCAACCGGCTGGGCGACACGAGCGCGCTCCGGAACCCGGAGATCGTCGGCGAAATTCAGGCGGAGATCCAACAAGAGTGA
- a CDS encoding bacterio-opsin activator domain-containing protein, which translates to MSLEEPEPSVLSRQQYESLLDAAGTYREALVVRCCGDVGLRPSELARLSIDAIDQVQTEPPRYLLRIPAGDDGDRRTAYLPTTVERELRRYARSNGLASDEPVFSVTPRRLQMLVADVAERAADLFDDPALASVSTSELRRYFAHTALADHDVNPRVVKTVGGWRSFEALESYLPEPTDAEIVDAFAAVETTSRDRSPTGRDVSDESVVRSLLAASDRCALVRLDADGYVERWNRSAESVFGYRAGEIVGTHVSAFYDDEAVERGVPDRTLSRSLEESGYEDGGWRVREDGSRFRATEVVTPLRDENREIRGFAVLVRDVSNYHDRLEDLRSARDDLDRLYRVAERHRAVTDALLEATGHGEVEAATCTELTDGSAYDVAWIDRTALSDHRQEWRTASGLERDRIDRLVPDEWPEPRSGTPDGSDPATGEEYATDTQAIVDSAADAAGTAGPQTVTVAADVRATFDDDRDAFEGHVATVPLCYGDTVYGTLSVATERANAFDEVERAWLETTGRQVGYAIAAIRRRNLLLSDRVVELELVCRDEGSFFVDATRRLGCRFELDSLVPLSESTQLYYVRLEGAPPADVFELADADPGIGDCRLIETYEDACRIEFVVEGSSPTLTLTEYGVTVHEAIFEHGAATITAECAADADLRTIVSGLRSAFPNSELVGKREAERTVQTGREFREGLEERLTDRQEAALRAAYSGGYYDWPRESTAEEIADAMGISSPTLHSHLRKGQHELLRTFFDDPSTGE; encoded by the coding sequence GTGAGTCTCGAGGAGCCCGAACCGTCGGTGTTGAGCCGCCAACAGTACGAGTCGCTCCTCGACGCCGCCGGGACCTACCGCGAGGCGCTCGTCGTTCGCTGCTGCGGTGACGTCGGGTTGCGTCCGAGCGAACTCGCGCGGCTCAGCATCGACGCCATCGACCAGGTGCAGACCGAGCCGCCGCGCTACCTCCTTCGGATCCCCGCCGGCGACGACGGCGATCGTCGAACCGCCTACCTCCCGACGACCGTCGAACGCGAGTTGCGGCGGTACGCGCGAAGCAACGGCCTGGCGAGCGACGAGCCGGTCTTTTCCGTGACGCCGCGGCGCCTCCAGATGCTCGTCGCCGACGTCGCCGAGCGGGCCGCCGATCTGTTCGACGACCCGGCGCTCGCGTCCGTCTCGACGAGCGAACTCCGCCGGTACTTCGCTCACACCGCGCTCGCCGACCACGACGTCAACCCGCGGGTCGTCAAGACCGTCGGCGGCTGGCGAAGTTTCGAGGCGCTCGAGTCCTACCTTCCCGAACCGACCGACGCGGAGATCGTCGACGCCTTCGCCGCGGTCGAAACGACGTCCCGCGATCGATCACCGACGGGGCGGGACGTGAGCGACGAGAGCGTCGTTCGGTCGCTGCTTGCCGCGAGCGACCGGTGTGCGCTGGTTCGACTCGACGCGGACGGCTACGTCGAACGCTGGAACCGGAGCGCCGAGTCGGTCTTCGGCTACCGGGCCGGCGAGATCGTCGGCACGCACGTCTCCGCGTTCTACGACGACGAGGCGGTCGAGCGAGGCGTGCCCGACCGAACGCTGTCACGGTCGCTCGAGGAGTCGGGATACGAAGACGGCGGCTGGCGCGTCCGCGAGGACGGCTCGCGGTTCCGCGCGACGGAGGTCGTCACGCCGCTGCGCGACGAAAACCGCGAGATCCGCGGCTTCGCCGTCCTCGTTCGCGACGTCTCGAACTACCACGACCGACTCGAGGACCTCCGCTCGGCCCGCGACGATCTCGATCGGCTGTACCGCGTCGCCGAGCGCCACCGGGCCGTCACGGACGCGTTGCTCGAGGCGACGGGTCACGGCGAGGTCGAAGCGGCGACGTGTACCGAACTCACCGACGGTTCGGCCTACGACGTCGCCTGGATCGACCGAACGGCCCTCTCCGACCACCGTCAGGAGTGGCGCACCGCGAGCGGGCTCGAACGCGATCGGATCGATCGACTCGTTCCCGACGAGTGGCCCGAACCGCGGTCCGGAACTCCCGACGGATCGGACCCGGCGACCGGCGAAGAATACGCGACCGATACCCAGGCGATCGTCGATTCCGCCGCCGACGCCGCAGGTACGGCGGGACCGCAGACGGTGACGGTCGCGGCCGACGTTCGAGCGACGTTCGACGACGATCGGGACGCCTTCGAGGGACACGTCGCGACGGTGCCGCTTTGCTACGGCGACACGGTCTACGGGACGCTCTCGGTCGCGACCGAGCGAGCGAACGCGTTCGACGAGGTCGAACGCGCGTGGCTCGAGACGACCGGCCGGCAGGTCGGCTACGCGATCGCCGCGATCCGGCGGCGCAACCTCCTGCTGTCCGATCGGGTCGTCGAACTCGAACTGGTCTGTCGCGACGAGGGATCGTTCTTCGTCGACGCGACGCGCCGGCTCGGGTGCCGGTTCGAACTCGACTCGCTCGTCCCGCTCTCGGAGTCGACGCAGCTGTATTACGTCCGCCTCGAAGGCGCCCCCCCGGCCGACGTCTTCGAACTCGCCGACGCGGACCCGGGGATCGGCGACTGTCGTTTGATCGAGACCTACGAGGACGCCTGTCGGATCGAGTTCGTCGTCGAGGGCTCCTCGCCGACGCTGACCCTCACCGAGTACGGCGTCACCGTCCACGAGGCGATCTTCGAGCACGGCGCCGCGACGATCACGGCCGAGTGCGCGGCGGACGCCGACCTCCGGACGATCGTCTCCGGACTGCGATCCGCCTTCCCAAACTCCGAACTCGTCGGAAAACGCGAGGCCGAACGGACCGTACAGACCGGCCGAGAGTTCCGAGAGGGGCTCGAGGAACGCCTCACCGACCGCCAGGAAGCCGCGCTCAGGGCGGCGTACTCCGGCGGGTACTACGACTGGCCGCGCGAGAGCACGGCCGAGGAGATCGCGGACGCGATGGGGATCTCGTCGCCGACGCTCCACAGTCACCTCCGAAAGGGACAACACGAGTTGCTCCGGACGTTCTTCGACGATCCGTCGACCGGGGAGTGA
- a CDS encoding universal stress protein: MSLLVPFDGSTLATQALERASTFGDFLEEEVVVVTVIPDDEEYARNRGWISDGEPFDPEAIAAGLQSRVEDVDSEATYRVERVSSDEPTATATTNVVREIRRVAGEIEASVVFIGSENAGSVIVPQSSVGSPVASDHRYDVYVVRESGRETGEVTDINSMTS, encoded by the coding sequence ATGTCGCTGCTCGTCCCCTTCGACGGTTCGACGCTCGCGACCCAGGCACTCGAACGGGCCTCGACGTTCGGTGACTTCCTCGAGGAGGAGGTCGTCGTGGTAACTGTCATTCCAGACGACGAGGAGTACGCCCGAAATCGCGGCTGGATCTCCGACGGCGAGCCGTTCGATCCGGAAGCGATCGCTGCGGGCCTGCAATCCCGCGTCGAGGACGTCGATTCGGAGGCGACGTACCGGGTCGAACGCGTCAGCTCCGACGAGCCGACCGCGACGGCGACGACGAACGTCGTCCGCGAGATCCGTCGCGTGGCCGGCGAGATCGAGGCCAGCGTCGTGTTCATCGGCTCGGAAAACGCGGGGTCGGTGATCGTCCCGCAGTCGAGCGTCGGCAGCCCCGTCGCGAGCGACCACCGGTACGACGTCTACGTCGTCCGCGAGTCCGGGCGAGAAACCGGAGAGGTCACTGACATCAATTCGATGACGTCGTAG
- the acs gene encoding acetate--CoA ligase, whose product MTQDDVNLEARLEQQDTFEPPESFVEQANVTDEGIYEEFEENWPGCWEQAADLLSWDREYDTVLEDGNAPFYEWFTGGELNASYNCLDRHVEEGAEDRTAIKWEGELGETRTYTYGDLLEEVETFAASLRDLGVEEDDVVTLYMPMVPELPIAMLACARIGAPHSVVFAGFSADALATRMNSADSEYLVTCDGYYRRGDALDHLSKANEGLEGVEHEVSDVVVVDRLGDDLEHSLGDDQRDYDELIAEHEGASVDPVSRDAEDMLFLMYTSGTTGQPKGVKHTTGGYLAYTAWTSHAVLDLEPEDTYWCSADIGWITGHSYIVYGPLALGTTTVMYEGTPDYPEKDRLWEIIEKEDVDVFYTAPTAIRAFMKWGKEYPERHDLSSLRLLGTVGEPINPRAWKWYYKHIGGEECPIVDTWWQTETGGMMITTLPGINDMKPGSAGPPLPGVSAQVVDAQGEEVGPGEAGYVTVDKPWPGMLRTLYKNDDRFLDEYWREYSDEDADEWVYFPEDGAKIDEDGYITILGRVDDVINVSGHRLGTMEIESAAVGVEGIAEAAVVGGEHDVKGEAVYVYAIPEDGYEGDDELEEKVVEGILDSIGPIAKPEEVVFTDELPKTRSGKIMRRLLEDIASGNELGNTSTLRNPEVVDEIAKQVEGD is encoded by the coding sequence ATGACACAGGACGACGTCAATCTCGAGGCGCGTCTCGAGCAACAGGATACGTTCGAGCCGCCCGAGTCGTTCGTCGAACAGGCGAACGTCACGGACGAGGGGATCTACGAGGAGTTCGAAGAGAACTGGCCAGGGTGTTGGGAACAGGCGGCGGACCTGCTCTCGTGGGACCGGGAGTACGATACCGTCCTCGAGGACGGGAACGCCCCGTTCTACGAGTGGTTCACCGGCGGGGAGCTCAACGCCTCCTACAACTGCCTGGACCGGCACGTAGAAGAGGGAGCCGAGGATCGCACGGCGATCAAGTGGGAGGGGGAGCTGGGCGAGACCCGCACCTACACCTACGGCGACCTCCTCGAGGAGGTCGAGACCTTCGCGGCGTCCCTTCGGGACCTCGGCGTCGAGGAGGACGACGTCGTCACGCTGTACATGCCGATGGTTCCCGAGTTGCCGATCGCGATGCTCGCGTGCGCTCGCATCGGCGCGCCCCACTCGGTCGTTTTCGCCGGATTCTCCGCGGACGCGCTCGCGACGCGGATGAACTCGGCCGACAGCGAGTACCTGGTCACCTGCGACGGCTACTACCGCCGCGGCGACGCGCTCGATCACCTCTCGAAGGCCAACGAGGGGCTCGAGGGCGTCGAACACGAGGTCTCCGACGTCGTCGTGGTCGACCGACTGGGCGACGACCTCGAACACTCCCTCGGGGACGACCAGCGCGACTACGACGAACTGATCGCCGAGCACGAGGGCGCCTCGGTCGACCCCGTCTCGCGGGACGCCGAGGACATGCTGTTCCTGATGTACACCTCGGGGACGACCGGCCAACCGAAGGGCGTGAAACACACCACCGGCGGCTACCTCGCCTACACGGCCTGGACCAGCCACGCCGTGCTCGACCTCGAGCCGGAGGACACCTACTGGTGTTCGGCGGACATCGGCTGGATCACGGGCCACTCCTACATCGTCTACGGGCCGCTCGCGCTCGGGACGACGACGGTCATGTACGAGGGGACCCCAGACTACCCCGAGAAGGATCGACTCTGGGAGATCATCGAGAAGGAGGACGTCGACGTCTTCTACACGGCGCCGACGGCCATCCGGGCGTTCATGAAGTGGGGCAAAGAGTACCCCGAACGGCACGACCTCTCCTCGCTGCGCCTGCTCGGGACCGTCGGCGAGCCGATCAACCCGCGCGCGTGGAAGTGGTACTACAAGCACATCGGCGGCGAGGAGTGCCCGATCGTCGACACCTGGTGGCAGACCGAAACCGGCGGCATGATGATCACGACGCTGCCGGGCATCAACGACATGAAACCGGGCTCCGCCGGACCGCCACTGCCGGGCGTCAGCGCACAGGTCGTCGACGCACAGGGCGAGGAAGTCGGTCCCGGAGAGGCCGGTTACGTCACCGTCGACAAGCCGTGGCCGGGGATGCTCCGCACGCTGTACAAGAACGACGACCGCTTCCTCGACGAGTACTGGCGCGAGTACTCCGACGAGGACGCCGACGAGTGGGTGTACTTCCCCGAGGACGGGGCGAAGATCGACGAGGACGGCTACATCACCATCCTCGGCCGGGTCGACGACGTGATCAACGTCTCCGGACACCGGCTTGGCACGATGGAGATCGAATCCGCCGCCGTCGGCGTCGAAGGGATCGCCGAAGCCGCGGTCGTCGGCGGCGAACACGACGTCAAGGGTGAAGCCGTCTACGTCTACGCCATCCCCGAAGACGGCTACGAAGGCGACGACGAACTCGAGGAGAAGGTCGTCGAGGGAATCCTCGACTCGATCGGCCCGATCGCGAAGCCGGAGGAGGTCGTCTTCACCGACGAACTCCCGAAGACTCGCTCGGGCAAGATCATGCGTCGCCTGCTCGAGGACATCGCGAGCGGCAACGAACTCGGGAATACGTCGACGCTCCGGAATCCCGAAGTCGTCGACGAGATCGCCAAACAGGTCGAGGGCGACTGA
- a CDS encoding DUF4212 domain-containing protein: MPDNNTHKSTDESNELQADGGVSEVEREKQIDYLDVEINLLKPATPFMRDHNRVILTGFAIWVLSTFGPITATRLAPGVMTTPMPVLGFPLHYFLIAIGGPGGALLLSVWYVRKRDQIDEKYDIEQYTAADLERTDISDQEPTATDGGVDR; encoded by the coding sequence ATGCCAGATAATAACACCCACAAATCGACGGACGAATCGAACGAACTCCAGGCGGACGGCGGCGTCTCGGAGGTCGAACGCGAGAAGCAGATCGACTATCTCGACGTGGAGATCAACCTGCTGAAACCGGCGACCCCGTTCATGCGGGACCACAACCGGGTCATTCTGACGGGGTTTGCGATCTGGGTGCTGAGCACGTTCGGACCGATCACGGCCACGCGGCTCGCGCCGGGCGTGATGACGACGCCGATGCCGGTCCTCGGTTTCCCGCTTCACTACTTCCTGATCGCGATCGGCGGACCGGGCGGCGCACTCTTGCTGTCGGTCTGGTACGTCCGCAAGCGCGATCAAATCGACGAGAAGTACGACATCGAGCAGTACACGGCGGCCGATCTGGAACGGACTGACATCAGCGATCAGGAGCCGACCGCAACCGACGGGGGTGTCGATCGATGA